One window from the genome of Amaranthus tricolor cultivar Red isolate AtriRed21 chromosome 9, ASM2621246v1, whole genome shotgun sequence encodes:
- the LOC130823126 gene encoding glutamate decarboxylase-like: MVLSRIETVEETEAHIISSVFASRYAHEPLPKYKMPKKSIPREVAYQIIHDELMLDGNPRLNLASFVTTWMEPECDKLMSEAINKNYVDMDEYPVTTELQNRCVNMIGRLFHAPLENSKHGQAVGVATVGSSEAIMLAGLAFKKKWQNQRKAERKPYDRPNIVTGANVQVCWEKFARYFDVELKEVKLTEGCYVMDPVKAVELVDENTICVAAILGSSLNGEFEDVKLLNNLLAKKNKKTGWNTPIHVDAASGGFVAPFVYPELEWDFRLPLVKSINVSGHKYGLVYAGVGWVLWRSKEDLPEELVFHINYLGADQPTFTLNFSKGASQIVAQYYQFLRLGFEGYKNVIKNCINNARTLQKGLQKMDRFDVVSKEQGIPLVAFAFKDEYKSLAFDLSKALRHYGWIVPAYTMPADIEHVTILRVVVREDFGRQMVDKLLSHIQQALVELKEPVPRISFTVEVQPSEGDTSGSLHIPETSVHWKKDKQNVIHKDVKVTGEKTKGVC; this comes from the exons ATGGTTCTGTCAAGAATTGAGACAGTAGAGGAGACAGAAGCACATATTATTAGCTCTGTGTTTGCTTCAAGATACGCTCATGAACCTCTTCCCAA GTATAAGATGCCGAAGAAGTCAATCCCAAGAGAAGTGGCGTACCAAATCATACACGATGAGCTAATGTTGGATGGTAACCCAAGGCTTAATTTGGCATCCTTTGTCACAACTTGGATGGAACCTGAATGTGATAAGCTCATGTCTGAAGCCATCAACAAGAACTATGTCGATATGGACGAGTATCCTGTCACTACTGAGCTCCAG AATAGGTGTGTAAATATGATCGGGCGCTTGTTTCATGCACCATTAGAGAATAGCAAACATGGACAAGCAGTCGGAGTGGCAACAGTGGGGTCATCGGAAGCAATAATGTTGGCCGGATTAGCTTTCAAGAAGAAATggcaaaatcaaagaaaagcaGAAAGGAAGCCCTATGATAGACCAAATATTGTAACTGGCGCCAATGTCCAG GTGTGCTGGGAAAAATTCGCAAGGTACTTTGATGTAGAGCTGAAAGAAGTGAAGCTAACTGAAGGTTGCTATGTGATGGACCCCGTGAAAGCGGTCGAATTGGTGGATGAGAACACAATATGTGTGGCTGCTATTCTAGGATCATCCCTTAACGGAGAGTTTGAAGACGTCAAGCTGTTGAATAACCTACTTgccaaaaagaacaagaaaaccGG ATGGAACACTCCAATACACGTAGATGCAGCAAGCGGAGGATTTGTGGCACCATTTGTATACCCAGAGCTCGAATGGGATTTTAGACTACCGTTGGTGAAGAGTATAAATGTAAGCGGCCATAAGTATGGTCTTGTTTATGCCGGAGTTGGGTGGGTCCTCTGGAGGAGCAAAGAAGATCTTCCCGAGGAGCTAGTCTTCCATATCAACTACCTTGGCGCTGATCAACCTACATTTACTCTTAATTTCTCGAAAG GAGCAAGCCAAATTGTCGCACAATACTATCAGTTCCTAAGGCTGGGATTTGAG GGGTACAAAAATGTCATCAAAAATTGCATAAATAATGCAAGAACACTCCAAAAAGGATTGCAGAAAATGGATAGATTTGATGTCGTCTCGAAAGAACAAGGGATACCACTTGTGGCCTTTGCCTTCAAAGACGAGTATAAAAGTCTCGCATTTGACCTCTCAAAAGCCTTGCGGCACTATGGATGGATTGTACCAGCATACACAATGCCCGCTGACATTGAGCACGTCACAATCCTCCGGGTTGTGGTCAGAGAGGACTTCGGGAGGCAAATGGTCGACAAACTACTCTCACACATACAACAAGCACTAGTAGAACTCAAAGAACCTGTTCCAAGGATTAGTTTCACAGTGGAAGTCCAACCAAGCGAAGGTGATACAAGTGGCTCGTTGCACATACCAGAAACCTCGGTTCATTGGAAGAAAGACAAGCAAAATGTGATTCATAAGGACGTAAAAGTAACAGGCGAAAAGACCAAGGGTGTCTGTTAA
- the LOC130823127 gene encoding uncharacterized protein LOC130823127 isoform X2, which produces MGWRKWGVGVVVVVGIITGKEVSKNYGLDKDALMEVFKRLSDQLGIWAIPAYVGVHTLTLALCLPSAVFFEAAASLLFGFFPAVLCVFSAKVLAASLSFWIGRLVFMSSSSARQWVQSNKHFHVLAKGVEQDGWKFVLLARFSPVPSYVINYAMAATKVSATFGLWIQLIMERRF; this is translated from the exons ATGGGGTGGAGAAAATGGGGAGTAGGAGTTGTAGTAGTAGTAGGAATTATTACAGGAAAAGAAGTAAGCAAGAATTATGGGTTAGATAAAGATGCATTAATGGAGGTTTTTAAGAGATTATCAGATCAATTAGGAATTTGGGCAATTCCAGCTTATGTGGGTGTTCATACTTTAACATTGGCTCTTTGTTTGCCTTCTGCTGTTTTCTTTGAAGCTGCTGCATCTCTTCTTTTTGGGTTTTTTCCTGCTGTTCTTTGTGTTTTTTCTGCTAAAGTTCTTGCTGCTTCTCTCTCCTTTTGGATTGGAAG GCTCGTCTTCATGAGTTCAAGTTCAGCAAGGCAGTGGGTGCAGAGTAACAAGCATTTTCACGTGCTCGCCAAAGGTGTGGAGCAAGATGGTTGGAAATTCGTCCTTCTTGCCCGGTTTTCTCCCGTCCCTTCTTATGTCATCAATTATGCTATGGCTGCTACTAAG GTTTCTGCTACTTTCGGCCTTTGGATACAGTTGATTATGGAAAGGCGATTTTAG
- the LOC130823127 gene encoding uncharacterized protein LOC130823127 isoform X1 produces the protein MGWRKWGVGVVVVVGIITGKEVSKNYGLDKDALMEVFKRLSDQLGIWAIPAYVGVHTLTLALCLPSAVFFEAAASLLFGFFPAVLCVFSAKVLAASLSFWIGRLVFMSSSSARQWVQSNKHFHVLAKGVEQDGWKFVLLARFSPVPSYVINYAMAATKVRFFVDFLLPTIIGCLPMILQNTSIGSLAGAAVASASGSQKSKLSSYIFPLIGIMSSILISFRIRTYSKSISFESSAIDNPSNSENTVESSQPLTSTKKANTVKKRQ, from the exons ATGGGGTGGAGAAAATGGGGAGTAGGAGTTGTAGTAGTAGTAGGAATTATTACAGGAAAAGAAGTAAGCAAGAATTATGGGTTAGATAAAGATGCATTAATGGAGGTTTTTAAGAGATTATCAGATCAATTAGGAATTTGGGCAATTCCAGCTTATGTGGGTGTTCATACTTTAACATTGGCTCTTTGTTTGCCTTCTGCTGTTTTCTTTGAAGCTGCTGCATCTCTTCTTTTTGGGTTTTTTCCTGCTGTTCTTTGTGTTTTTTCTGCTAAAGTTCTTGCTGCTTCTCTCTCCTTTTGGATTGGAAG GCTCGTCTTCATGAGTTCAAGTTCAGCAAGGCAGTGGGTGCAGAGTAACAAGCATTTTCACGTGCTCGCCAAAGGTGTGGAGCAAGATGGTTGGAAATTCGTCCTTCTTGCCCGGTTTTCTCCCGTCCCTTCTTATGTCATCAATTATGCTATGGCTGCTACTAAGGTCAGATTTTTTGTGGATTTTCTTCTTCCTACCATTATTGGCTGCTTGCCGATGATTTTGCAAAATACTTCTATCGGAAGTCTTGCTGGTGCTGCTGTTGCTTCAGCATCCGGCTCTCAAAAATCAAAGCTTTCTTCATATATTTTCCCACTTATCGGGATAATGTCTAGTATTCTTATCTCATTCAGGATCAGAACTTACTCTAAAAGTATTTCGTTTGAATCTTCTGCAATTGATAATCCTAGCAATTCCGAAAACACTGTTGAGTCATCTCAACCATTAACCAGTACCAAGAAAGCTAATACCGTGAAGAAAAGGCAATAA